In Candidatus Delongbacteria bacterium, one genomic interval encodes:
- a CDS encoding CapA family protein — MRLHPLLLALLCFQAMVPTLRAECPATSSLDLQAELSPGNQLLLQWNAAWPQSRWRVEQSDDPRFLNPTILGETSQTQWPIALAGPGLQLFRVVPVDTLAAADSLLVEDFEGQLPFFSWPGEDLDPAGWSLDPDGGSGSTSLHLFGNTVKGLPLARPLLSENSRFRIRAYSGSVSDRQMVGFADSSNVLWYVLWGTRGGYPDSPGQSGQTESTAYQGFFETGSWHTVVLEAGRDFLGKFGYLPRLCSVVFANESDEDSGEVWFDQLEEVSGLEARRPSAQVQWIMTDQTADSTELLLVNPLAAEGLLHVWNPGDGRRIVGGSSVALFVSRHRDHRITVYVEDPTGAWQTASALVPAAGTAQPRGLRMGFVGDIMTGRGYEAEDGIINTQGVDAIFAGVAPSFQAMDLMMGNLECSYTTADTPHPTKGIVFRTRPENVSGLLNAGLDYVTLANNHTYDYQLDGMTETMQVLDAAGLPHNGSGLNSDRALSPALLSADGLAVGVVAMCDRTGNYNNYQPFLDAGPSRPGFALWSRGNMQAAITALRPQVDWLVLQVHSGNEYSQEPSRSAGPGQAWQEDFPWDPELRGLSARELNPDQSERSLRQEAIELGANLVITHHPHILQGLEVYQGGLIAHSLGNFVMDLSYLETMTTALLDVQVAEDELQSVRVHPAFIQDWIPGYLRGGAARMALDQLSSLSRDFDTWLIREPGDSTARVILDTTAVIRSGELLPLGLPLADVDGWYESAPWFHEGSQYLGALGLEAGEPALEYRVGRELCWWGNMEDEGISVWDLNSDGETWDSSQAHSGERSIRLVQEGNGTLYTYFTTRGPLDPQKAYTLGGWVRTQNASTADLQMRYYDSRTGNLTQSEVVYTTSGTQDWSWGWQDLAPDAARRFWQLRLRVSASTGTATGWFDDVHLVEWSEWRSLDAGDSQELRFPDDGRAIQVRRSSPGSATLQLRVDTVDLPVDASLTRGARTW, encoded by the coding sequence ATGAGACTTCACCCGCTGCTGCTGGCCTTGCTTTGTTTCCAGGCCATGGTCCCGACACTCCGGGCTGAATGTCCGGCCACGTCCTCACTGGATCTGCAGGCCGAACTGTCTCCGGGCAACCAACTGCTGCTGCAGTGGAATGCCGCCTGGCCGCAATCACGGTGGCGCGTGGAACAGAGTGACGATCCACGATTCCTCAACCCCACCATTCTGGGCGAAACCAGCCAGACCCAGTGGCCCATCGCGCTGGCAGGTCCCGGGCTCCAGCTCTTCCGTGTCGTGCCCGTGGACACTCTGGCTGCGGCCGACTCGTTGCTGGTCGAAGATTTCGAAGGCCAGCTGCCCTTCTTCTCCTGGCCGGGCGAAGATCTGGACCCCGCGGGCTGGTCTCTGGATCCCGATGGAGGCAGCGGGTCCACCAGCCTGCACCTCTTCGGCAACACGGTCAAGGGCTTGCCCCTGGCCCGCCCGTTGTTGAGCGAGAACAGCCGCTTCCGCATTCGCGCCTACAGCGGCAGTGTGTCCGACCGGCAGATGGTGGGGTTTGCCGACAGCAGCAATGTGCTCTGGTATGTCCTCTGGGGCACCCGTGGTGGTTATCCCGACAGTCCCGGCCAGAGCGGCCAGACCGAATCCACGGCCTATCAGGGTTTCTTCGAAACGGGAAGCTGGCACACGGTGGTGCTGGAGGCTGGTCGCGATTTCCTGGGCAAGTTCGGCTACCTGCCACGGCTGTGCTCGGTGGTCTTCGCCAACGAAAGCGACGAGGACAGTGGCGAGGTCTGGTTCGACCAGCTCGAGGAGGTCAGTGGGCTGGAAGCCCGACGCCCCTCGGCTCAGGTGCAGTGGATCATGACGGATCAGACGGCGGACAGTACGGAGCTGCTGCTGGTGAATCCGCTGGCCGCCGAGGGACTGCTCCATGTCTGGAACCCGGGCGACGGTCGACGCATCGTGGGCGGCTCAAGCGTGGCACTTTTCGTCTCGCGCCATCGCGATCACCGGATCACGGTGTATGTCGAAGACCCAACCGGGGCTTGGCAGACCGCGTCCGCTCTCGTGCCCGCCGCCGGCACGGCCCAGCCTCGCGGCCTGCGGATGGGCTTCGTGGGCGACATCATGACCGGGCGCGGCTACGAGGCCGAAGACGGCATCATCAACACCCAGGGCGTGGACGCGATCTTCGCCGGAGTGGCACCCTCCTTCCAGGCGATGGACCTGATGATGGGCAATCTGGAATGTTCCTACACCACGGCCGACACCCCGCACCCCACCAAGGGCATCGTCTTCCGTACCCGACCCGAGAACGTGAGCGGCCTGCTGAATGCGGGTCTGGACTATGTGACTCTGGCCAACAATCATACATATGATTATCAGCTGGACGGAATGACCGAGACCATGCAGGTGCTGGACGCGGCCGGTCTGCCTCACAATGGCAGCGGGCTCAACAGCGACCGGGCCCTGAGTCCTGCCCTGCTGTCGGCCGATGGGCTGGCCGTGGGAGTGGTGGCCATGTGCGACCGCACGGGCAACTACAACAATTATCAGCCCTTCCTGGATGCGGGCCCCTCCCGACCGGGCTTCGCCTTGTGGAGCCGGGGCAACATGCAGGCCGCGATCACGGCGCTGCGACCCCAGGTGGACTGGCTGGTGCTGCAGGTGCACTCGGGCAACGAGTACAGCCAGGAACCCAGCCGCAGCGCGGGCCCTGGCCAGGCCTGGCAGGAGGACTTCCCCTGGGATCCCGAGCTGCGGGGGCTGAGCGCGCGCGAACTCAATCCGGACCAGAGCGAACGCAGCCTGCGCCAGGAGGCCATCGAGCTGGGTGCGAACCTTGTGATCACCCACCACCCGCACATTCTCCAGGGTCTGGAAGTGTACCAGGGCGGACTGATCGCCCATTCGCTGGGCAACTTCGTGATGGACCTGAGCTATCTGGAGACCATGACCACCGCCCTGCTGGACGTGCAGGTCGCAGAGGACGAGCTGCAATCGGTGCGCGTGCACCCGGCCTTCATCCAGGACTGGATCCCCGGCTATCTGCGCGGTGGAGCGGCCCGAATGGCGCTGGATCAGCTCAGCTCGCTTTCCCGTGACTTCGACACCTGGCTGATCCGCGAACCGGGCGACAGCACGGCCCGGGTGATTCTGGACACCACCGCCGTGATCCGTTCGGGCGAGCTGCTGCCCCTGGGCCTGCCGCTTGCCGACGTGGATGGCTGGTACGAGAGCGCGCCCTGGTTCCACGAGGGATCACAGTATCTGGGCGCACTGGGGCTGGAAGCGGGCGAACCGGCACTTGAGTATCGGGTGGGCCGCGAACTCTGCTGGTGGGGCAACATGGAGGACGAAGGCATCTCCGTGTGGGACCTGAACAGCGATGGCGAAACCTGGGACAGCAGTCAGGCGCACTCGGGTGAGCGCAGCATCCGATTGGTCCAGGAGGGCAACGGCACCCTGTACACCTATTTCACCACTCGCGGGCCACTGGATCCGCAGAAGGCCTACACCCTGGGTGGCTGGGTCCGCACCCAGAACGCCAGCACGGCCGACCTGCAGATGAGGTATTACGACTCGCGCACGGGCAATCTCACCCAGAGCGAAGTCGTGTACACCACCTCGGGCACCCAGGACTGGAGCTGGGGCTGGCAGGACCTGGCCCCGGACGCGGCCCGGCGCTTCTGGCAGCTGCGCCTGCGGGTCAGCGCCAGCACGGGTACGGCCACAGGCTGGTTCGATGACGTGCATCTTGTCGAATGGAGCGAGTGGCGCAGCCTGGATGCCGGTGACTCGCAGGAACTGCGCTTTCCCGATGATGGCCGCGCGATCCAGGTGCGCCGGTCGAGTCCCGGAAGCGCCACACTGCAATTGCGCGTGGACACGGTGGACCTGCCCGTGGATGCGAGCCTGACACGCGGTGCCCGCACATGGTGA
- a CDS encoding insulinase family protein yields the protein MKASGSWIALLLGLLAIGTQAATLPVREHVLDNGMRLLIMEDHTAPVVMGAWVAHVGSVNERPGITGLTHLLEHMMFKGTRTIGTRDIATDLELIERQEALRDSMRALDEVYRARVRRGEASSLAEARENDPLQAGLAQRFAELVAEQRENMISNEFDQIMKKNGEIFGNAFTSEDMTAYFHVLPSNKLELWFWLESDRLGNPVFREFYSERDVVREERRSRVESTPTGAHQEAINALFWQALPYKWPVIGFASDVEQLSMPQAREYFDTWYGPGNLTAIITGDVDTDAAIALADRYFGRLRPRPDPPMMVTTEPVQLGEKRYAADVDGNTTLEVWYHTPGFGHADQPVLRVIGSLLSGTTGRLERELVQDTGIATQVSAFADAQKYAGVFYAELEAAEGHDLDELESHLFAALDKLAREPVPDQELQKVKNNWLVNDYRQRQDPIRGAFGLIQNDGLGDWRQFFEFGDALQAVSAADIQRVAAEIFRKENRMVVRWSRRESTVTAAAE from the coding sequence GTGAAAGCAAGTGGATCGTGGATCGCCCTGCTGCTGGGGCTGCTGGCCATCGGCACGCAGGCGGCCACGCTGCCCGTGCGCGAGCACGTACTGGACAACGGGATGCGCCTGTTGATCATGGAAGACCACACCGCGCCCGTGGTGATGGGCGCCTGGGTGGCCCACGTGGGCTCGGTGAACGAGCGGCCCGGCATCACCGGTCTGACCCACCTGCTGGAACACATGATGTTCAAGGGCACGCGCACCATCGGCACCCGGGACATCGCCACCGATCTGGAGCTGATCGAACGCCAGGAGGCACTGCGTGACAGCATGCGCGCCCTTGACGAGGTCTATCGGGCTCGCGTGAGACGCGGTGAGGCCAGCAGCCTGGCCGAAGCCCGCGAGAACGATCCGCTGCAGGCGGGGCTGGCCCAGCGTTTCGCCGAACTGGTGGCCGAACAGCGGGAAAACATGATCTCCAACGAGTTCGACCAGATCATGAAGAAGAACGGCGAGATCTTCGGCAATGCCTTCACCAGCGAAGACATGACCGCCTATTTCCATGTGCTGCCCAGCAACAAGCTGGAACTGTGGTTCTGGCTCGAGAGCGACCGGCTGGGCAATCCTGTGTTCCGCGAGTTCTATTCTGAGCGCGACGTGGTGCGCGAAGAGCGCCGGTCACGTGTCGAGTCCACGCCCACGGGTGCGCACCAGGAGGCGATCAACGCCCTCTTCTGGCAGGCGCTGCCCTACAAGTGGCCCGTGATCGGTTTCGCCAGCGATGTGGAACAGCTCAGCATGCCCCAGGCCCGCGAGTATTTCGATACCTGGTACGGCCCCGGCAATCTCACGGCCATCATCACGGGAGATGTGGACACCGACGCGGCCATCGCCCTGGCCGACAGGTACTTCGGACGCCTGCGTCCACGCCCGGATCCCCCGATGATGGTGACCACCGAGCCGGTCCAGCTGGGCGAGAAGCGCTACGCCGCCGACGTGGATGGCAACACCACACTGGAAGTCTGGTATCACACGCCTGGGTTCGGTCACGCCGACCAGCCCGTGCTGCGCGTCATCGGCAGCCTGCTTTCGGGCACCACGGGGCGCCTGGAGCGCGAACTGGTCCAGGATACCGGCATTGCCACCCAGGTGAGCGCCTTCGCCGATGCCCAGAAATATGCCGGCGTGTTCTACGCCGAACTGGAGGCTGCCGAGGGGCATGATCTCGATGAGCTTGAGAGCCACCTCTTCGCGGCACTCGACAAGCTGGCTCGCGAGCCGGTGCCCGACCAGGAATTGCAGAAAGTGAAGAACAACTGGCTGGTCAACGACTACCGCCAGCGCCAGGACCCGATCCGCGGGGCCTTTGGTCTGATCCAGAATGACGGGCTGGGCGACTGGCGCCAGTTCTTCGAGTTCGGCGATGCGTTGCAGGCCGTGAGCGCCGCCGACATCCAGCGGGTGGCCGCGGAGATCTTCCGCAAGGAAAACCGGATGGTGGTGCGCTGGAGCCGGCGCGAGTCCACGGTAACGGCGGCCGCCGAATGA
- a CDS encoding helix-turn-helix domain-containing protein: MDEMLTLKETRDILKVSRNTMYMLVRDGVIPARKVGSEWRIMRSTLVDWMKQREN; this comes from the coding sequence ATGGACGAAATGCTGACGCTCAAGGAAACCCGGGACATCCTCAAGGTAAGCCGCAACACCATGTACATGTTGGTGCGCGATGGGGTGATTCCGGCGCGCAAGGTCGGTTCCGAGTGGCGCATCATGCGCTCGACTCTCGTGGACTGGATGAAGCAGCGCGAGAACTAG
- a CDS encoding DUF4937 domain-containing protein: MVIKWILCRVPEEKRAAFDLSQRSWERLAGCRGFQGQVGGWVEEQPTSTESAPDTHEAEACIVAFWRDLESYHAFMGQVHDQVLEAAGQRALYTSTHVHLLQPRLPLEGSHHELHEAVPLARWLRLLSSQSAVGDLDALLERQRQIWAPGLPVLQGLLAGCFATGLSHESALAATFWQDRQSVDLYQQHIYPRLLRRAGAPPFPGESRLRLVRIEDGWRVPSISNN, translated from the coding sequence ATGGTGATCAAATGGATCCTGTGCCGCGTCCCCGAGGAGAAGCGTGCGGCATTTGACCTGTCCCAGCGCAGTTGGGAGCGGCTTGCCGGTTGTCGGGGATTCCAAGGGCAGGTGGGTGGTTGGGTGGAAGAGCAGCCGACCAGCACCGAATCCGCCCCCGACACGCACGAAGCCGAAGCCTGCATCGTGGCTTTCTGGCGTGACCTGGAGAGCTATCACGCCTTCATGGGGCAGGTCCATGATCAGGTTCTCGAAGCCGCTGGCCAGCGCGCGCTGTATACAAGCACCCACGTGCATCTGCTGCAACCGCGCCTGCCGCTGGAGGGCAGTCACCACGAACTGCACGAGGCCGTGCCGCTGGCCCGCTGGTTGCGCCTGCTCAGCTCGCAATCGGCGGTGGGCGATCTGGACGCACTGCTCGAGCGCCAGCGCCAGATCTGGGCACCCGGATTGCCGGTGCTCCAGGGCCTGCTGGCGGGCTGTTTCGCCACGGGGCTTTCACACGAAAGTGCTCTCGCCGCCACATTCTGGCAGGATCGCCAGAGCGTGGACCTGTATCAGCAGCACATCTATCCTCGGCTCCTGCGCCGTGCGGGGGCACCACCCTTCCCGGGGGAAAGCCGTTTGCGCCTGGTGCGCATCGAGGACGGCTGGCGCGTGCCGTCGATCAGCAACAACTGA
- the aspS gene encoding aspartate--tRNA ligase produces the protein MMKRSHTCGELRASHEGQSVVLEGWVHRLRDLGGLVFLDLRDRYGLTQVVFEPERAELQAQAHKLHAEYVVRIHGTVRARPASQHNKAMPTGAVDVEALELEVLNAAGVLPFQLADPDSANDDLRLKYRYLDLRRPEQARYLLVRHTMMKSIRAHFEGLDFIEVETPILMKSTPEGARDYLVPSRVHHGSFYALPQSPQTYKQLLMLAGFDRYFQIVKCFRDEDLRSDRQPEFTQVDIEMSFVDEEDVFSVGERMMARLFRDVLGQELPLPLPRMSWQEAMDRYGNDKPDRRFGMEIVDLAEHATGSGFQVIDGALAAGGVVRGIVLPGKADLFSRKRQDEVQDYVRHLGGKGVIVVRHSSEGLSSPMEKVTGPEFLTRLMSAAGAGQGDVLLIGAGPFREVCKVLGNLRLRLAREYDLVDTTRHELLWVTSFPMFEMDEEGNLAAAHHPFTQPDPAGLAAGVPLEELKSRAYDMVMDGSELGSGSIRIHNEEMQSRVFDLLKISREEAQLKFGFLLEAFRYGAPPHAGFAFGFDRLVMLFSGTENIRDVIAFPKTTSASSPMDGAPSPVDERQLTDLGLKRIEWPSRG, from the coding sequence ATCATGAAACGAAGCCATACCTGCGGGGAACTGCGCGCCAGCCACGAGGGCCAGTCGGTGGTGCTGGAGGGCTGGGTCCATCGTCTGCGCGACCTGGGCGGTCTGGTCTTTCTGGACCTGCGCGATCGCTACGGCCTGACCCAGGTGGTCTTCGAGCCCGAGCGTGCCGAACTGCAGGCCCAGGCCCACAAGCTGCACGCCGAGTACGTGGTGCGCATCCACGGCACCGTGCGCGCACGCCCCGCCAGCCAGCACAACAAGGCCATGCCCACGGGCGCGGTGGACGTCGAAGCGCTCGAACTGGAGGTGCTGAACGCGGCCGGAGTGCTGCCCTTCCAGCTGGCCGACCCGGATTCCGCCAATGATGACCTGCGTCTCAAGTACCGTTACCTGGACCTGCGCCGGCCCGAGCAGGCACGCTACCTGCTGGTGCGGCACACGATGATGAAATCGATCCGGGCTCACTTCGAGGGGCTGGACTTCATCGAAGTGGAAACCCCGATCCTGATGAAGTCCACGCCCGAGGGCGCGCGCGATTACCTGGTGCCCAGCCGCGTGCATCACGGCAGTTTCTACGCCCTGCCCCAGAGCCCGCAGACCTACAAGCAGTTGCTGATGCTGGCCGGCTTCGACCGCTACTTCCAGATCGTCAAGTGCTTCCGCGACGAGGACCTGCGCAGCGACCGCCAGCCCGAGTTCACTCAGGTGGACATCGAGATGAGCTTCGTGGACGAGGAAGATGTGTTCTCGGTGGGCGAGCGCATGATGGCGCGCCTTTTCCGTGACGTGCTCGGCCAGGAACTCCCGCTGCCCCTGCCGCGCATGAGCTGGCAGGAAGCCATGGATCGTTACGGCAACGACAAGCCCGATCGCCGCTTCGGCATGGAAATCGTGGACCTTGCGGAGCATGCCACGGGCAGCGGTTTCCAGGTCATCGATGGAGCGCTGGCCGCAGGCGGTGTGGTACGCGGCATCGTGCTGCCCGGCAAGGCCGACCTCTTCAGCCGCAAGCGCCAGGACGAGGTGCAGGACTACGTGCGCCACCTGGGCGGCAAGGGCGTGATCGTGGTGCGCCACTCCAGCGAGGGCCTCAGCAGTCCGATGGAGAAGGTCACGGGTCCCGAATTCCTGACCCGCCTGATGAGCGCCGCCGGTGCCGGCCAGGGCGATGTGCTGCTGATTGGCGCGGGCCCCTTCCGCGAGGTCTGCAAGGTGCTGGGAAATCTGCGCCTGCGGCTGGCTCGCGAATACGATCTGGTGGATACCACGCGCCACGAGCTGCTCTGGGTCACCTCCTTCCCGATGTTCGAGATGGACGAGGAGGGCAACCTGGCCGCCGCCCACCATCCCTTCACCCAGCCGGATCCGGCCGGGCTGGCCGCGGGAGTTCCCCTCGAGGAGCTGAAGTCCCGGGCCTACGACATGGTGATGGACGGCAGCGAGCTGGGCAGCGGCAGCATCCGTATCCACAATGAAGAGATGCAGTCGCGCGTGTTCGACCTGCTCAAGATCAGCCGCGAGGAAGCCCAGCTAAAGTTCGGCTTCCTGCTCGAGGCCTTCCGCTACGGGGCCCCCCCGCATGCGGGTTTCGCCTTCGGCTTCGATCGCCTGGTGATGCTCTTCAGCGGCACCGAGAACATTCGCGACGTGATCGCGTTTCCCAAGACCACCAGCGCGTCGTCGCCCATGGATGGCGCACCCAGCCCGGTGGACGAGCGCCAGTTGACGGACCTGGGGCTGAAGCGCATCGAATGGCCCTCCCGCGGCTGA
- a CDS encoding rhomboid family intramembrane serine protease has product MRLDQAGRGYVELEPYGTIRPMVRNLLIFTVGAFFFIRVLGIEGWLALSAREAFFGGRIWELLTYGFVHANFLHLFFNMFGLWMFGSQLERFWGGRNLLVYYLSCIVGAGLVHVAVGLLRHGIAPPVVGASGGVYGLIAAYGILFARQKIYLFAIVPMRASTFALLFGAISLLSGLSDKTDGVAHFAHLGGMLTGMLMIWWKPLLMELRARRHRERMRKVMHVHRFEVLDAERIEARVDQLLDKINQQGIQVLSNEERRFLDEASAWLRSQRKS; this is encoded by the coding sequence ATGCGGCTGGATCAGGCGGGACGCGGTTACGTTGAACTGGAACCCTACGGCACCATTCGTCCCATGGTGCGCAATCTGCTCATCTTCACGGTGGGAGCCTTCTTCTTCATTCGCGTGCTGGGCATCGAGGGCTGGCTGGCGCTGAGCGCGCGCGAGGCCTTCTTCGGCGGGCGGATCTGGGAATTGCTGACCTACGGTTTCGTCCACGCCAATTTCCTTCACCTCTTCTTCAACATGTTCGGCCTCTGGATGTTCGGCTCGCAGCTCGAGCGTTTCTGGGGCGGACGCAACCTGCTGGTGTATTACCTCAGCTGCATCGTCGGTGCAGGGCTGGTGCACGTGGCGGTGGGTCTCTTGCGTCACGGAATCGCGCCGCCCGTGGTGGGCGCCAGCGGAGGAGTCTACGGGCTGATCGCGGCCTACGGCATCCTCTTCGCGCGGCAGAAGATCTACCTATTCGCCATCGTGCCCATGCGGGCCTCGACCTTCGCCCTGCTCTTCGGGGCCATCTCGCTGCTCTCGGGCCTGTCCGACAAAACGGACGGCGTGGCCCATTTCGCGCATCTGGGCGGCATGCTCACCGGCATGCTGATGATCTGGTGGAAACCGCTGCTGATGGAACTGCGTGCCCGGCGCCACCGCGAGCGGATGCGCAAGGTGATGCACGTGCACCGCTTCGAAGTGCTGGACGCCGAACGCATCGAAGCCCGCGTGGACCAGTTGCTGGACAAGATCAACCAGCAGGGCATCCAGGTCCTCAGCAACGAGGAGCGGCGCTTCCTGGACGAGGCCTCGGCCTGGTTGCGCAGCCAGCGCAAATCGTGA
- a CDS encoding insulinase family protein codes for MIRAPRTLALTALWLPLAACVHSSVPAGGTLPDDGIVSHPDQLTFPVVDYQPPRASEHRMVLANGSVCYMAEHSFVPLVRIEATIRTDRDREPEGLTGLNGAFFSQLAEGGGGGLAPAEFEDRVAFLGARFWSRPTEYGGVVGIELLSKDLNQGLDLLFGQLVSPGFDQARLDLWREQTLASLRQRNDDTRRLERLEWNRLIYPPTVSEGRFVTQADLDRITRDALLDWQRRWVAPAGISFEVSGDVTRNAVLTALDRHFETWQAACEPVPERDAEYSAATPGVYLLDKEVNQTRVRLALPGLHRDDSRWVAGEVLNTILGGGFTSRLVSRIRSDEGLAYSVWSSLGEENHGTGLFLGGMQTKVESTLYAMALYKEELQRLASGDLENDELERVRQGMIEEFPGNFNSPANIVARLHDEELSGRYASDPAWFASYRDRLAAVDRDAVISLAREMLDTDRLIWLLIGDTKVIEAGDSEHGLKLEDFGPVTRIPLRDPLSQLPLEG; via the coding sequence ATGATCCGCGCGCCACGAACCCTGGCCCTGACGGCCCTCTGGCTGCCTCTGGCCGCCTGTGTCCACAGTAGCGTCCCCGCGGGCGGCACCCTGCCCGATGACGGCATCGTGTCCCATCCCGACCAGTTGACGTTTCCGGTGGTCGATTATCAGCCACCCCGGGCCTCCGAGCACCGGATGGTGCTGGCCAACGGCAGTGTGTGCTACATGGCCGAGCACTCCTTCGTGCCGCTTGTGCGCATCGAAGCCACCATCCGCACCGATCGTGACCGCGAGCCGGAAGGACTGACCGGGCTCAACGGCGCGTTCTTCTCCCAGTTGGCCGAGGGCGGGGGCGGAGGACTGGCGCCCGCTGAATTCGAGGACCGGGTGGCCTTTCTTGGCGCACGATTCTGGAGTCGACCCACGGAGTACGGCGGTGTGGTGGGCATCGAACTGCTGAGCAAGGATCTGAACCAGGGACTGGACCTGTTGTTCGGTCAGCTTGTCTCACCGGGCTTCGATCAGGCTCGGCTGGATCTCTGGCGCGAGCAGACCCTGGCCTCGCTGCGCCAGCGCAACGACGATACACGCCGCCTCGAGCGCCTGGAATGGAACCGCCTGATCTATCCGCCCACGGTGAGCGAAGGCCGCTTCGTCACGCAGGCTGATCTGGATCGGATCACGCGGGACGCGCTGCTCGACTGGCAGCGACGCTGGGTCGCTCCCGCGGGCATCTCATTCGAAGTGTCCGGGGACGTGACACGGAATGCCGTGCTCACCGCACTGGACAGACATTTCGAGACGTGGCAGGCAGCCTGCGAACCCGTTCCGGAGCGCGACGCGGAATACAGTGCCGCGACTCCTGGAGTGTATCTGCTGGACAAGGAAGTCAACCAGACCCGCGTGCGGCTGGCGCTGCCCGGCCTGCACCGTGACGACTCGCGCTGGGTTGCCGGGGAGGTGCTGAATACCATTCTGGGCGGAGGCTTCACCAGCCGCCTGGTCTCGCGCATCCGCAGTGACGAGGGACTGGCCTATTCGGTCTGGTCCAGTCTGGGCGAGGAGAATCACGGAACCGGGCTGTTCCTTGGCGGCATGCAGACCAAGGTGGAGAGCACGCTCTACGCCATGGCGCTCTACAAGGAAGAACTGCAGCGACTGGCAAGTGGCGATCTTGAGAACGACGAGCTGGAACGGGTGCGCCAGGGCATGATCGAGGAGTTCCCCGGCAACTTCAACTCGCCGGCGAACATCGTGGCCCGTCTGCACGATGAAGAGCTGAGCGGCCGCTACGCCAGCGATCCGGCCTGGTTCGCGAGCTATCGCGACCGACTGGCGGCCGTGGATCGGGACGCGGTGATTTCCCTGGCCCGCGAGATGCTGGACACCGACCGGTTGATCTGGCTGCTGATCGGCGACACGAAGGTCATCGAGGCCGGCGACAGCGAGCATGGCCTGAAGCTGGAAGACTTCGGTCCCGTCACGCGCATCCCGCTGCGCGATCCCCTGAGCCAGTTGCCCCTGGAAGGTTGA
- the rpsU gene encoding 30S ribosomal protein S21: MPHIRVREGEAFDRAFRRFTKACEKAGLMAEIRRKQRYEKPSEIKKRMANAAARKIRSASLAAARKR; the protein is encoded by the coding sequence ATGCCCCATATTCGAGTCCGCGAAGGCGAAGCCTTTGATCGCGCATTCCGCCGGTTCACCAAAGCCTGCGAGAAAGCTGGACTGATGGCGGAAATCCGCCGCAAGCAGCGTTACGAGAAGCCCAGCGAGATCAAGAAGAGAATGGCCAATGCCGCCGCTCGCAAGATCCGCAGCGCCTCCCTGGCCGCAGCCCGCAAGCGCTGA
- a CDS encoding RsmE family RNA methyltransferase: MPFVLLDHLPDPGHRFQPDRNQLHHLLRVLRLKQGQELRLLDGRGHSALASLQLAGSHAELLVESVDTLPGPFPELEAWLPVIRESRLEVAVEKLVELGVSRLRLYTSERTGDKGRTPDIRRLERIRQAAMEQCGLAWTPPLDGPLSLNELLAHERLPLLLADPEPFGDLPRPTHDAPGLALLAGPEGGFSPGERETLRARAQCAISFGPTILRAETALLALAVRVRSTP, encoded by the coding sequence GTGCCTTTTGTCCTGCTGGACCACCTGCCGGATCCGGGGCACCGCTTCCAGCCCGACCGGAACCAGCTGCACCACCTGCTGCGTGTGTTGCGCCTGAAGCAAGGGCAGGAGTTGCGCCTCCTGGATGGCCGCGGACACAGTGCACTCGCCAGCCTGCAACTGGCCGGCTCCCACGCCGAATTGCTGGTGGAGAGTGTGGACACTCTGCCCGGACCCTTTCCCGAACTGGAAGCCTGGCTGCCCGTGATTCGCGAGAGCCGCCTCGAGGTCGCGGTGGAGAAGCTGGTGGAACTGGGGGTGAGTCGCCTGCGGCTGTACACGAGTGAGCGCACGGGCGACAAGGGGCGCACGCCCGACATCAGGCGCCTCGAACGCATTCGCCAGGCCGCCATGGAACAGTGCGGGCTGGCCTGGACTCCCCCACTGGACGGGCCCCTTTCCCTGAATGAGCTGTTGGCACACGAGCGGTTGCCGCTGCTGCTGGCTGACCCTGAACCGTTCGGCGACCTGCCTCGACCCACGCACGATGCGCCCGGCCTGGCCCTGCTGGCGGGCCCCGAGGGGGGATTCTCGCCCGGCGAACGGGAAACCCTGCGGGCACGCGCCCAGTGTGCGATCTCCTTCGGCCCGACGATCCTGCGGGCCGAAACCGCGCTGCTGGCCCTGGCGGTCCGCGTGCGGAGCACACCCTGA